The Lolium perenne isolate Kyuss_39 chromosome 6, Kyuss_2.0, whole genome shotgun sequence genome segment TACGGGGGTGGGCTTCACGAGCCGTTCTGCGCCATGCCGGAGCTGTGGGAGACAACATGGCCAGTGGTGGAGTGGAACGCGGTAGCGTGAATCAGCGCTCTGCATAAATCTCTGTGTACTCGTGTGCCTCTGTATATGTACGTGCGTCTTAGTTATTGCGAGCTCGCTCAGCCGGTTGATCGATCCGGGCTCCGGCGATCACATCAATCGGGTTAGGTGTAGTGGTAGAAGAACAGATCAGCAGACAGAGCCTAGGGAGGGATGCAAGCGGCCGGGGCAAACAGAGAAGCAGCGATGCAATCTACATGCATGCGGCCGTCGTCGGCCGGTAGACGGGCGTCGTCTTCGTCGAGTATGCGGTTCATGTCCGTGTAATGGCCGCAGGCCGCTCCGACGTGCCGCGTCGATCTGGGTGTGTCACTCATGTACGGTTCCTGTCGCGCCGTCGCTCGAAACAAAACTACAGTTACCCGCCTAGAATGAATCAACACCCCAGCATTAAGATTAACATCAAACAGTACATTTAATTAAGCATCTCAACAAAACGAAAAATTACAACGAAATTTCTAAGATGTCCTTCGTACGTCTTCAACCTCTAGATCGTGCtgtccgccgccgctgccgctcctcgCTGAGCGGCCGTTCTTGTGTTCTCGCGCTCGTGTTACTGCAGGCCATGGATCCAGCACATCACGAACGGACGATGCGCCCGGGCCCCGGGATGGAATGGACGAGAGAGACGTCGACGTCGCCGTCGTCGGGGGCAAAGCTCGCAGGCCGCTGTCGCCGCACCACGGGGTGCGATCTGTAGTCAATTGTTGCTCGTTTGGACGCCAGCGGGCGTGTCGATCGTTCGTTCGTTCGTCTGGGCACCGTCTCGCGGAGCTCAAAGACGATGAAAAGGGCAGCGGGAAAATGACGCCGGAGGGAGGCGGCTGTCACCGGGGGAGAGGACGGTTCGGCGACGACGAAAAGGAAGTTCTGGATGCGTGGCCCGGCGGCCGAATGGGTGGTGGAAACGACGCACTGTCACTGACCGAGAGAGAGCGACGCGCGCTGAGACCAGATCAGAAGCGTCCAGATATTCTAATTTATATAAGAGTCATATTATCCACGAGTAGGAATTGTTCGTGGCCGACTAGGACTGCCTAGCTCGACTAGACACTTCACTCGGTCTGATACCGATGGTAGTGTTTTCATAAGGAGAAGCAAGGTTGCAAGGAGAAACTCGATGTTGATATGAGAACGAGCTGATCGCTTGGTTCTAGATTGGCATGCTTGATCAGCTGGTCGAGATTTCTCAAGCCAATGGATAGATTGGAAACGTTTAAGCTTTTTTACTCAAACGGGGACAATTTTTTTTTGCCTCAATCCATTATTAAGGAGTTTGTTCaacaaaagtaaaaaaaaaaaaagattacaTCTGGTTCAACTTTCCTGGCATGATTTCACTCCAAAGATTGGCACCTGCATGCTTGTTGCAGCAGACACGGCCATTTCACTTGTTCAGTCGAAGCATCTGACATCTTGTGCCACCAAGATTTGATAGAGAGACTTGCCCAATTTTGGAGATCACGGGTCATGGAGGCTCATCCAGTCCTTGATGAAGCTCCAGAAACGTAGGGTGAAGCGGCATTTAAACATAATATACTTGTCCGTTGAAATTTCCTTTCTGAACTCCCGTACAACCAAAACAGAATGACAAGGTATGTGCGTACTGATTGTGATGTGTTGGGATGGGGGAAGTGGGGAGACTCTTACCTTCTGATCTGTCTGCTCAACTTGCTCTAGTATTCCAGTTTTGAGGTGACCAAAGTTGCCACTCAAAAACACGGTTAGAAACTTGGTGGTTTCAGCTTTAAGCGGCTATTATGGTACTATGTTGTTCAAGTGTTCAGCTCTTGTGTAGGCGAAGATGCATACTGCCTGTCTATTTCCATGGGATTAGTATGACAACACTTAGGGCGCATTTGGTAGCCTCTAGCCCCCTTGGCTTGCATGGGGGAGCAAATTTCGGCCCGTTTGGATGCCTGGGTCGAGCCGCGTTGTCGCGTAAATCGATTCTCAAAGCACCTCTGGGACAGGcctggaggaacgcccggttCGACAGTTTCTCCGGGGTCAGGCCCGTTGCGGCCAGAAGCCTGCACGCGTGGAGAAGGGAGACGGAGACGCCGGAACACGCGCCATAATTAGCCTCACcgctcccctctccttcctctcactcgcgaccgcactctcacctcccccaaactgtcacatcaccCGGCGGTTCCCCTCCCGCCGACCAATCCACCGCAACGACGCACGGAGGAGCACCGCTACCGAAGGAGAAGACGTCGGCGACCAGGACCTCGACATCGGCCGCAATCTGCTCCGCAGTCCACATCGGCATCTCGTCTTCGTCCGCGACCTCCAGCTCATCCTCGGCCGGAAGAATGGCGGTAAGTCCCTCTGCTTCTCACCTTCGTACTCGTTCTGTTCAAACATGCCATTTTCAGGCATTTCCGACGACGTGCACATTAGATCTGCTAGGGTTTCCGTTAGGATAGCGGTCGGATTGACGTTTTGTAAGGTGTTCGTCCTCATATCGTGCAGTTCTTGTCCAGTTCTTGCATTTCACGGTCTCGATTTGCTTAGATCTGTTACTATAGTGTCGGATTGCGGTAGATCCTTCCTAGATCGTGCTTTCGATTCCTGAAACTGGCAGACTTACTGTGCATGCAAAGAGGGGAAGGGTTTTTTGTGTTCGGGTTAACCATGTTGTCATTGATGTGCGAAAAGTTAAGCTGAGTCGCGCTAGTTTGTTCAGACGTAAGAGAAGTGGGAGGACTTGAAGCAGGAAGTTGCAATGCTCAAGAATATGCAGAGAACACAAGCACATGTGATGAGGGCTAAGAAACAGGAAGGGAGGCAGAAAAACAGGTTTTGGAGGCTCAGAAGAGAAAACTAGAGTATGACATATACGATCTGCTTcaagtgaactttgcaatcaaggaCAAACTCAAGAGAATCAGGGCTACTTGTGAGGAGTGATGAATGTGATGTAAACGTACTGTATGAGAATTTGTAATGTGGCCTAAGTACAATTTGTAATGTACCCTAAGTACCACTCGTAATGTACTCAATTTGAAGTGTCATTTGTGTTGTTTCTTGATTGAACTAGGCCAATGATTATACCCTGGGATCATAGTATGAGGAGATGATTGATCGGAACCTATGGCATGACTTAACAAGACCAAACCATTGGTTCTGTTCAAACATCTCCTGCATATGTCCTCATTGTATGAGGCCTCTGATACCCTGCTTTGCATGTTTCTGCTTCTTTAGttctgcattggccaatgattcaactaTGGCACAACGACAAGCATGGTgttgccctcaaacttagtcatgtgtgccgTATTACtagcacactagacttagtttggggaCAGTCCCTCTGCCTGCCGTGTGATCCTACATATGAGGCCTCGTTTTGGTATGTCTGGTGCATTGGACAATGATTCAACAAAGGAACAATGGCAGGCTAGGTGGTggcctcaaacttagtcatgtgtgctACTGTCGTAGCACACTACACTTAGTTTGTGGTCATTTCCTCAAAATCATCTTCAAGCCCACCTTCGGCCGCCTCATTATCCCTAAAGCTTTCGTCAAGTGGTTCGGAGATATCCCTTCCAacatcatcgtcaccaccaacaccggATGCAACTGGAGGATGACTACGAGGAGAGAAGACGATGACGCATTCATCGACCAGGGATGGTCGGCCTTCGCCATCGCCCATCAGCTCAAGGTAGGCCAGTTCGTCACCTTCAGAAGGGTATCCTCCTTGGAGTACAGtgtggtcatcttcgaccacACCTGCACTGAGGTGGTGACGAGGTGCCCGTACCATGGCGATGACACCAGGTGCATCATCTCCGAGCACCATGTCCGAAGCTAACCTGGTGCCATGTCAAGTCTAGTTGCTGCTCGTGTCTAGTGTTTTGAACTATGATCCTGTCTACCGTCTCCAGAACTATGACCGTGTCTGCAAAATGTTGTGCCATGAACTTGTGTTGTCTATGATCACTGCTAAGTTATCTATCGTCTATGATTGTGTTCTTACTTgttcttacttgtgctgttgatgGATGGTAACCTCACCACTGAAGGGAAGAGGTTACCATAACCGGATTATGGGTTGCAACCAAACAGCAGGGGCACCGTTCTAGGCTGTTACAAGGCCTGAAAACCGACCTACCAAACGGCCAGAGTCCAAATCTCCACGGGGCCGAAAAATCTCCGTGCAGACCACCAAACAAAGTCGCTTTTATGGCCCATGGCCCGGGGACGCGCAGTGGACTCTTTCCCGCTGCGCCAGTGATACAGGAAATCGGCcccaggcaaccaaacgcgcccttATAGGCCTGCTTACATAGATGAATGTGGTTGAAATACTATATACAACATGGTACAGTTTGATACAGCATGCCTTTCAAATGGCAAATAAATGCTCCAGGTCAAAATTTCAGTAAATTGGGAGCCAGCAATCAATGGATGGTAGAGTCTGCAGAGGTAAGAAATTCAGAAAGTATCAATAGAAGAACAGAGAAATaaaaaaccaaataaaataaaataaaataaaaagaagctGCATACCTTTGTCTTGTGGAGCAATGTATCACATTTTGGCTGCAGAACAGAATCTGAAGACCTAACTATGCGTACACAACGAGTTGAAACATTCCGAAAATGGCGATCGTCACTATCTCTGTACATGCACGGACACCTGGGGTACTGATGTCTGTGGAACACTCTGCTGCTCATATTGGTTGCTATTCTTGGCAGTTGAGCTCTTTTCGTTCTGAACATGTTCTAGAAACTCCATTACTATCGGATCAGTCCAAGGACATCCAAACGGAGCTTCATCACCTGCTACCCATCCAAGATGACCACCCTGTGGCGTGACTATCAGTAGGCAGTTCGGATTTGCCTGAAATAATAGAAGAACAAGACTCTTTTAAGTCGTTTCAGGGCACTAGTGCAGCACCAAACCAATATCAGCAGTAGATTATGAGTTAGAGTGGATATGTTGGCACGTTGCCCTGATGCAGTCATGCAAGACACCAACAGGTGAAAAAGGGGCGCGTACTGCAACCAGAAAATACCTTGATATCTTCTCTAGGAATTCCCCTAGATGGTGCAATTGGATCATTAGCTGCCTGCATATAATTAAGCTAGCATTAAAGTTTTATACAAAAATGCATACCGAACCATTCCAATATTTCCATATATGACATTATTTTCTTGGTGACTTGACATGAAAAAGTAGTGGTGCTTTACAAAAGTTAACGGACTTGTTTCTCAGCATCCATCCGTAAGAAACAGATGGcatggttttagttcaaattacaattgtggaacggagggagtagtaaactTAAAGTTACTGTTGCAGTCCATGAATGTGAATTGGGTCTTCATGTATTCCTTGTCTGCGTATTGCATGATCACGATATGAATTTCAAAGTATCAATTTGAAACAACATATGCAGCTTAAGGAGTGAAAGATCATGTCTGGTGCTATCTACAATAACTCTTGTGATTTCCCAACACAGCTAAAGTACCAACTCTGATCAACTAAAGCTTCTATTGCAAGACACTGAGAAGCATTCAAATGTATCTCCAGCTTTCATTTCAATCATAAGGCCGCAAGGCCATGAATTAGTGCGCATTTCCATATTCCTAGGTCACTATGTTAACAGCTTCAAGTAAACCTTAAGTCATAGTTCTAAGTAAATCATAATGGCATACTGGCATAATCTTAACACGAGTAATTAGATAGCTGTTGCTTCCAAATGCACTAGTGCAGCATAAAGAAGTGGTAGCTTCACCTGTATGCATAATAAAGGTATGGAAACATTCTTGATGGAGTCTGAACTGCTTGAGTTCGAGTAATAATCATCCACTGACTTGAAGCCAAATGAAACTGCCACAATCGAAGTGTCTTTTAAGTGTGGTGTGCCAATGGGAAAAGATTAAAAAATATCATTTCAACTTCAGGTCACTGCGAACCTCGGGTTAGCCCTTCATCAAAATCTCTAACAGTTTTTGCATTGGCTGCCTTTGGTATGTTGTATTCACCATCCAGTCCTTCAAAAAGCAGCGCATGCCTAAATTTTGATGAAGTTCCAACAAAATCAGGTGTTTGAAAAGAGCCGTGAAAATTATTTAGACTGGAGGAAAGGTGAACAATAGGTCTACTTCTTAAATATGGCCCTCAGAGAGTTAGCAAGTGCTCTATCATAGATGTTGTTGAATCCTTTGTGGAAATCTTCATCTGCAATTACCAAATCAAACGGATTGCACATGGATACTGCTCCAGAAAGAGAACACTTATCAGTCTCCTGGAAACAAAGAATTGCTGAGATATGTTATGGACATGCAGAGAAAATAGATCTTTTAGATCAATTTATATAGGGATAAAAAAGAATTGATGTAATGCTAATCACTTTGATACATTTGATACTCAAATCGAATCAAGGTGCATATTGGCATATTTACCTTAACTAAGCATGATTTGCTACCAAAGGACTTAAGTGAAGTATAGCTTTACTGTACATGACAATGTACGAGGGAAACTGTTCTGATGTTGAGTATAACTGTAAACTTCTGTATCACTGAGTACCGATCTTACCTCACCAAGGTAGCGCACAAGAATATTTGCTCCGAGTGACCAGCCAGCAGCATAGATATTACACTCAGGGTAACGGGCCAAAACATGATCGACTACTTGACGCAGATCTCCAGTAAATGAAGCAGAATAGAACTGTGTATGGAAGGGGATAAGAGTCAATATATTTAGAAGCTAACATGTTCTTGAAGCATTTCTGCTTTATTTGTTTTCAGAAAGTTATATGCTTTAGTTGCTATATTTCTTCTATGCTTGGTTATGCTATGCAATAAGACATTCTGTTACTTCCTAGGTCTCCTCCACAAGATTCATCCACTGAGTACCAATAGGCAAGACCTATGCTGATAACCAGAAAGAACAGTGTCAACCGTTTGCAGACAATGAAGAAGCCATTAAAAATTATGATAATCTTCTTGTTGTGTTTTAAGATAAGCAGTTTTTCCAAAGATGTTTTAATAAAAAAAGGTTTGCATGGGGATAAATATTGGCATTCCAGTGATCAAGAGCAAACTATTAAACACCTACTGTCTACCTGCTCAATGGCATTGTTTGTCTGGAATGTGGCAAGGTGCGCCTTTGATGGGGACTTAAAACAATCTTTTGGTAGGTAGTTGAACACATTAAGAAAGCAAGTAAAGACACTAGTTACAACTGGATTGGAGACATTTTATGGTCTATTTTGGAAGAAACAAAACCTGGCAAGCTTCCAGAATAAGATACTGAATGATCCCGTCTTTTATATTAGTATGACCTGTCTTAGCTTCATGAGAGAAAAATGGAGGGGGGCAAAGACGCACTGCATGCAGAGAGAGTATGGCGGCAACCAGCGAGAGGAATAGTAGGACGTTAGGTTGCTTGCTTTGGTGGGACACATTCACATGTTTTTTGTGTTTCATTGGCTTATGTGAAATGCCTAGATGAGACATGAGAGCAGACAGGTTTGCAATATTGACGCAAATATACTTTTCTAGAATAATTTTCCTTTTATTTGCAAATGTTTGCCGCATGAAACAGTAAAACAATTGAAGTACCTTAGCTGTAGTCACAGGACTGCTTGCACATCCACGGCTATTGAATACCACAACACGCCATCCTTTGCTTCTAGCTCTCAAAAGCATATGCCTTACATATGTATCCTGACTTCCTCCTGTGAGACCAGGCTGCCAATATCAAACTCCCACCATCAAAAATTAGCCATAAGCTAAAAAAAACTGTGCATGCATGAAACTACAAGTGAGTAGTGTGCATACTACTTCAGACAAGAGTTGCCAACAAACAGAATGTTGATGTCAATAGTCATCTATACTTGCAACAGAGTTAAATTAGCATAAAGGCAGAAGATGAATTTAGAACAACATTGTGTTCCGCTCTGCACTATGATCAAAATTGTGTAAGAATCACTTACACTGTAGCGGCATCatttgatttttcttttttaCTGATTAGTACTAAAAATGCTTGGTTGGGCAGATCTTATGCTGAGTGTCATCTATGGTTGCAACAAAGTTAAATTAAAATGATAAATGCAAAAGATGAATTTAGAACAATAATGTGTTCTGCTCTACACTATGATCAAAATTATGTTAGAGTCCGCTGTACTCTAGTGGCAGCatttgatttttcttttttaAATGATTAGCAGTAAAAAATTTGGTTGGGCAGATCTTATATTCGTCCTTGTTACAATAGAGAAAAACCCCTCCCCAAATCGTTCTTGCATTTTTCATTGCATACGACTTTCCCTATGTAGAAAAATAGCCTGCCTATTTATGTTCCAAAGAGGAAGTTCTACTATATTTTTTTTATTCATGTCCACGGCATCCTTTCGCTTTGCTTGAGGTGAAAGTTATGGAGGAATATTTTTCTCAGTTAGCTTTGGCCAGCATTTGAACAGTTAATGATGTTCAGCAAAATTCCCTATTACTGAAATATGTTCACGGTGAATAATGTCACGCTTTCGTCGTGTCCACTGCGCAATGGTACCAAAGAGAAGGAAAGGGGCAACAGACACATACCAGCAGAATGAGCAGCGGCGCGTCGGGCGGCAGCGCGCGGTCGTCGGCGGAGACCCAGTCGAGGGCGACGGCGCCGTCGTCGGGGGCGCGGAGGCACTCGCGGCGGAAGGTGACGGCGGGGAGCGAGCGCGTGAAGGCGGCGAAGATGGTCTCGACGTGGCGGTTGGACGCGAGCACGGGGTAGGCGCGGTAGGGGCGGCGGAGGCTGTCGAAGCCGGCGAGGAGGCCGCTCCGCGCGCCGGCGATCTCGAGGGTCGAGTGCGGGAGCTGctccccggcggcggcgcggtctGGGTCGGGGTTCTGGGAGGAAGCGACGGAGGACATGGTGGTGGCTGGGGCTGGGAGGAGCAGGTAGCGGAGGCGACGAGGGGCGAAGCGGCTGGCGGGGCCGGCGAATGGGGATGGCGTTTGTAGCGCGGCCATCGGATTCGGATTCGTGCTTGGGGTTTGGAATACGCTTCTCGCTCCTTTGGAGCCCAGCAGCCAGTAGGAAACTGTGGTTGGATCGTTGGCACGTCGATGCCGTGGGAAAAAGGACGACCGAGAAATTACATTGTTCATTGAAACCTTGGCCGGGCAGTGTTTTGACGGTGACTGCACTGCAGTTCATCAAAAAGTAAAAATGTTTGACTACACCACTACTATGCTAGACCAGAATGATCAGTTTGTTCTTCGGTTTCTACGGAAAATGCCTTAATGTTATAGAAGGCAAAAAAAAAGTTTATgtacagagatttggtgcacatgggcaccagtgatctcgtttttcaaaaaaattaaaaataataattttgagttgtaaaaaattctggaaaaaaatccacacatagtcaatgatgtatcccacaaacgggcaaaaaatcaatttcaaatacttaatattttgagctacacaaaaatgacaaaattgtagatctgagtagtcatttttaaatctccaaaacatatcagaatttgtcatttttatccaggtcaaaataaaaagaatttcggATTGGGATTTTCCATGATTGTGGAATGTATCATTGGTAATCTACAGAATTATTTTCATGATTTTTTATAACTTGTAAaaacatttttaaatttttttaactGAGCGAGAGCACTAGAGCTCATGTGTTAAAAGCACTTTTCGCGCCTTAGATGCGAACAAACAGGACAACCGAAATTCGAAAAGAAAAACTACAGGCAAATTCCTCACGACATGATCTAGGGCTCCAACTTCTACTCTTTTGGACGTCGTTTGATGGCACCATGAACatcaagctttttttttttttttgaacatcaAGCTCGCGACGTTACCACTAATCATCCCAAAGAGAAGCCATCAACGAATCAAACAAGAACGTCTTTGCATTGGTTGTCTCCCCTCCCTCGTCTTCAGTGGAGATGGTGTTTCTTTGAAACCACCCCGTCAAGCCACCTCTCCCCTCTGTGAATCCGGATTTCCTCGACCTCCGACGGCCGCTCCGGCAATGGGGGGACGGGGGAATCCCGATTCCCGACATGTATATAGTGTAGGTCATGGCAGGCTCCTAGCTGGTTGCGTCATGGAGGCGGAGGCGCTACTGGTTTGGGTTTTGCCATTGACGGGAGTCCCCTTCGGTTTCGGTGCTCCGTGGAGTTCAGACACGGCTCGGTCGACTTCCTAGGGCTCGGGGATCTACGGATCTTGCGAGCTCTTTGTGCCCCGCCCAGATCTGTGTAGGCGCCGGCGGATCTGGAGCTCGAAGTTGAAGATGGTGTTGGCGAACTTCGCGATGGATCTGGAGGCTCAGGGTGTAGGCCCCTCGGAGCCGTTGTCCGGTGACTTCCTGCCCGCCATGGGGCTGGCTCCGGTTTACCAAGGTTTGAGGAGAGCTCAGTCTGTGCTCCGGCGAGGTTTTGTAATTTCTGGTTTTCCTCTGTATCTACCTATATGGACGAAGTTTAATATAAATGTCTTTTGCCTGCAATAAAAGAGAAGACTCGCAAGACGCAAAAGATTTCCTTGGAAGTTATAACACCCTCACGAAGGTGAATAACACACCCACATGTGCCATCATCGCCGAGATGTTGCCCCGAAATCGATCATGTCACACCACCAGGAGACATTAGCAATATAAACCATAAAAAATAAAGAGACGGGCTAGGAGAAGGAAATGTGTGGCTGAAAGAAAGAATTTTGAGGACAAAGATTAAAAACATAGCATCATCAGATATTATATATCTATTGGTTATTCTGTAGCAACACATTGGTACTTAGTTAGCAGATGTAGATTATAGCTAGACTCTATACTTCACATTACGAAACATTTTGCTCTCTCTCAGGAAGAACGCGGCGATCTAGGGTTCTGCCCTAGCAGCTACCGTCTTCTGTTCCATCCTCGTCGTCTTCGACCGGGAATTGACATGTCCCAACTTCCTCTGTTTGCCACTCCGAATGCGGGAAAGGGGTGGGGACCTCG includes the following:
- the LOC127306894 gene encoding embryogenesis-associated protein EMB8 — encoded protein: MAALQTPSPFAGPASRFAPRRLRYLLLPAPATTMSSVASSQNPDPDRAAAGEQLPHSTLEIAGARSGLLAGFDSLRRPYRAYPVLASNRHVETIFAAFTRSLPAVTFRRECLRAPDDGAVALDWVSADDRALPPDAPLLILLPGLTGGSQDTYVRHMLLRARSKGWRVVVFNSRGCASSPVTTAKFYSASFTGDLRQVVDHVLARYPECNIYAAGWSLGANILVRYLGEETDKCSLSGAVSMCNPFDLVIADEDFHKGFNNIYDRALANSLRAIFKKHALLFEGLDGEYNIPKAANAKTVRDFDEGLTRVSFGFKSVDDYYSNSSSSDSIKNVSIPLLCIQAANDPIAPSRGIPREDIKANPNCLLIVTPQGGHLGWVAGDEAPFGCPWTDPIVMEFLEHVQNEKSSTAKNSNQYEQQSVPQTSVPQVSVHVQR